CGCGATAGAGACTGTTTTCGGGCAACCAGGACAACGACAACGCCATTCCCAAAGCAGGAAAACCGTTCCCTCGCCCCCACGCGGTCCCCGCGGGATCGAGCGGCGAGTGTTGATGCAAACCATCGTCGCGGAGATTCAATTCCAGCATGAACCGCAGATGCCGGATCGCCATATCAAAGTAGCGTTGCTCGCCCGTCAGGTTTCCCGCCGCGACAAGGATCGGCGTTCCCATGAAGACTGCGTCGCTCATCTCGCTGTGCGTTGGCATCGCGTCGCGCATCTGACCGTCGGCCGTGAAAGCATGTTCGGCTGCCGCACGAACCAGTGCAACATAACGCGGGTCTTGCGTCCGATTCGCCAGTTCGGCGAACAACAAGTGCCCGGCGAAGACGCCACCGTTCGGTTTGTCCCCCAGTGCCGATTTGGCGCCAGCAGCGTACGGTTCCGCGATTCGTTGAACCGCAGCTAACTGTGTCGCATCGCCGGTCCGATCGCCCAATTGCAAGCGACCGATCAGAGCCAACGCCTGCTGATAGTTCACCGAATCGAGCGCGTTGCCGTAGCGTTTGCTTAGAACCGTTGCGACGCCCTTCGCCGATCGCTCGCGTCGCTGCACCAGCTCCACCTGAGCCGACTTCTCGACCGCGGGGATGGTCTGATCTCCCAGCTGATCGATCACATCGAGCAGCGAAATCTCCGGGGTCGCGATGAATTCGACCGCCGCGACCGAGCCGATTCCAGCCACCGAGGAACGTCGCAAGGCATCGGCGAACGAGCCGGTCTGAGGCTGCAAAACCCAGCGGTTCTCCGATCCGGGTTTGACCACCACAACGACGTCCGGAGCGGCTAATCCAATCGATCGCCAGAGATACTGTGTCGCAACGCGCTTGCCAGCGTAGGCCTTGCCATCGATGGGCTGTTGCAATGCCTCTGCGTTTGCATCGGCAATCCCATCGGGCGCGGACACGAGCCAGATCGCCCGATCGCGAAGCCGCAGCCCCGCGGCAAATCCGGCAGCATCCGCTTGATCAAAATAGGAAGGGGCCAACGAGGGAGATGCGATCAACAACACCCGCGAAACATTTGTGCTTGGATCGAGAAACGCTGGGGACTGGACTGATGTTAGCGGCTCTCCATCGACCGCCACGCCATACGCCTTCGCAACCGGAAGCCAGGCCTGCAATCGGTCTTCGCCCATCGCGGACGTCCGACAAACCAACCCCAACAAACCGACGGTGATCAACCGAACGAGAGGCCACGATATTCCTGGCATATAATTTCCCTTTCACGACCGCGATTTGAAGTGTCGCATCCATCGACGATGCAACGAACCGGGACCATTAGAAGGGCTACGAGGCAGCACCGCCAGATGCTGCTGCAGGAACGCTGGTTGTCCGGTGGAGGCGATCGACGCAGGGCTCCACGCTCCCCGCGTTTTTCGTGTTGATCCAATCGCCTGCGGAAGCGCCGCACTCTACAAACGGCACTGGGAGGAATCTACGAAAGGCACGAAAAACGCGGAGGAGTTGGAGAGCGATCGATCGACGCGCAACAAACGAGTCGAAAGGGTAGAAGGTCACGGGCAGCAGACAACGCCTGCGGCCCGAGGTCAAGAATCGCGGATCCGTTTCAGTCGATCAAACTCACTTCATCGATTCGGACTTCGGTTTCCGGCGATGTGGGGCCGTAGACTTTCACTTCGCTACATTCGACGGCGCTGGCGTCCTGCGAGCTGGTCAATTCCACGCGCACCAACGACGCATCGACCGCTTCGTTCAACCGCAACACATGCTCTTGTCCAACGGCTGTCAGGTCGATCGTTCCGACGTCGTAGAACGAACCGCCGCTGTTGGCGACGGAGATCGCAGCACGCGTGGCCCAATTGATCGAATCGCTCGGAGAGTACGGATTCACTGTGATGAACTGGATCTTCGTCGACGCGGCCAAGCGAATCGTCGCGTTTTCAGTCGTCGTGCCGATCGGGCTGGACCAGCTGCGCCCCGGCGAGCCATCGATCAAATGCAACGCGCCCCAATGGTATTCATCGTGGGCATTCGGTTTGGTCGAGACCGAGCCACCGTTTTGCGAGCTGGCAAAATTGGTCAGCTCCATCGGATAGTCGCGTTCGCTTTCGGAGATCTTCCCAACCACTTCGATTCGCCCGCACTCCATCGCATCGCCGCCAAAGTTCTCCAGCAGCGTAATACGCAAGTAGCGTGCTTCGACCAGAGGCTGAAGATCGAATTCGATCCACTGGTCCTGCGGGGCGAGTTCGACCGACAACATCGGCTGAAAATCGGTAAAGCTGTAGGTCGTCGAATACTCAACGCGAACGTTGCGGACCCAATTTTTTGAGTCGGGACCGCCGGCGGGATTGATCCTCAGCTGGCTGATGTCGGCGATCTGATCGTTCTCAAACGCGAGCACCACCGACACCGGATTGCGTCCGGGAACTCGGTAGATGCCGCCATCTCGCAACAAATTTTGCACGCCATGTTGCCGATCGTCCAACTGGCTCGGCGCATCGACGACACGACCACCACGATCGATCGAGGCCAAATTGTAGGGCCGGTTCTTGGCATGTTCCTGCTGGGCCAACAGGTCGGCCAATTGGCGTTCGACGTCTGCCTTCATCGAAGCCAATTCATTGAGCCGCCCCTCCGCATCGCTCAGTTCACGGTCGTACCGCCGCCCCTGTTCGGCAAGTTCCGCTGCCAGTGCGTCGGCGCGATCGTTCGCCGCATCTCGCATCGTCGCGAGGCGTTTCGCATCGTTTTTGGCGTTTTCATTGGCTCGATCCAACTGATCCGTCAACGACTTTTTCATTCGCTCTGCAGCGGCCAATTGATCGGCGGCCTGGCGAGCGGCGCGGTCCGCCGCACGCTGCAACGCAGCCAAATCGTGCGCCGATTTGGCGAGATCGGACGCCAACGCAACTCCCTTCTTTCGCTCGGCATCAAGCAACGCGGCAATCCGATCGCGATCCGCTTCGGCCGCCCGTTGTTTGTCCGCCAGCCTTGCGTTCTGGTCCGCTAAATCCTTTGCGTTTTTCATCGACTCAGCCAACTGTTTGGCGGTATCGGCCGCTTTGTCTCGCAGCGCATCCTTCTGCTTTTCCGCTTCGGCTAGCGCCTTGGCGTGTTCAGCTTGCAGATCCCGCTGTTGCTTCTTGGCGGCATCGAGCGCCGCGGCGGTGGCATCGGCCGCTTTGTTCAAAGCAGCGATTTCTTTCATCCGATCGTCGAGCTTTTCACGGAGCGCGTCCTGCTTTTGGCCAGCATCGGCAAGGGCCTTTTCGTGCTCAGCTTGCAGATCGTCGTGCGTCTTCTTCGCCGATTTGAGCGCCGCCGCAGCAGCATCCGCTGCCTTGTTAAGATCCCCGATCTCCTTCATGCGGTCGGCCAGCGAACGCTCCATATCTTGAAGCTTCTCGTTGGCGAGGTCCTTTTCGCTTGCCATCCGATCGGCCAACGCTTGGGCCTCCTGGCGTTGACGCTCGCGATCGGCAAGCTGTTTGTCCAACTCGGCCGCGCGGGCCCGCTGGGCTGCAAGCTCCGCTTCCTTTTGTTTGGCGAGATCCTTGAGACGTTGTTGGGCTTCGTTGATCTGATCGGTGACCGATTTCAGCGCCCCTTTGAGATCCTCGGGGGAACTTGCACCTTGATACTTCCCCCCCCCCAACCGAGCGATGTTCTCTAGTTGACGGCGTGTGTCATCATCGACATCGAAACCGACGACATGAAATTCGATATTGTGCCGCGCTGCCAAAATTCGAGCTTCCGATGCAGGATCGCCACCACACGTCTCCTTGCCATCGCTGATCAAAACGATTCCGGTGTAGGCGTCCATTTTGCTGTCGAGCACCTCGCCGGCCACCCGCAAGGACTTTGCGATCGGAGTCCAACCGGCGGGTTGTAGCCCCATCACAAACTGTCGCAACTCCGCTTTATCGGGCCCGCTCAACGGCGTCAGAGGACGGCCGATCTTTACCGCTTCGCATTTTTCTTCGACGTTGTGTCCATAGACGATCATCGAAGTCGGCATGCCGATTGGAATCATATCGATCAATTCGGCAACCGTCGTCTTCGCGACTTGCATTTTCGATTGCCCGTTCTGGGCCGGTTCGTTCATGCTGTTGCTGCAATCGAAGATCAGAATGAAGTCGGTGATCACATCCTTCGATCGAACACGATCCTGCTGGAATGCGGCGATCACAGCATCCGACGCCCCCGCTTTGCGAAGCTCTTCGATCTGCTGGAGATCGACGATATAGACGATCGGCGATTCTTCGATCTGCCGAATCAGCGTGGCATCGTCCACGCCCGCTTTGACTTTGTTGAGCAGTTGCTCATAAGAAACAGCTTGTTGTGCATTGGACAAGCTGGGCAAGAGGCACAAAAGCAGGATGACGTGGATGACGATCCGCCAATAGGATCTGGACGAACACATGACGAGGGGACTCCGGGACAAGGTGAACAGAGAGAAGAGAAGTGCAGCGATTTGGTGTCGATACATCAAAGAACATGCTGCCACCACAACACGCGAATTACCGCGTGCTTCCATTGGAAAAAACGAGTGGTGTCGCAACTCTCCCCGCGCCCCATCGATGCCTACAGGGGCGATATCCTCGATAGCCAAGACCGAGTGCACGAGGGCCGATGCCCGTTGATCGAGCTCCTTGCTGCGGAATTCGCCGAAGGCCGCCCAATGCTTTCAAACCACATCGCCAACGTTGCCACCTCTCCGCAACGATACAATTGTTCACATTAAAAAATTTCCAGGCACACGCACAACACGCCAACCAAAGCTTTACCCGATCGACGACAGAACACCCAGCTTCGCATCCACCAACGCAGCGACGTCTTGGACTCTGCCGCAGTTCGAACCATCCACTCCGAAAAACGAAGGTACCGCTGAAACGTATTGCTAACATTCCAACGGTGGAAGCAACTTCCCCAGGAGAGTCTGGTGGGAGGGAACTTGGCGGCCGATTCGCGACAGCGCATCACCGTCGTTCAGCGGAATGGTCGTCGCGAGCGAGAAGGTTGACGCGTGCCAGCCTCGATTCAGCGGTAGAACGCTCGCTCGAGGCGGCTGGGAAAATCAGACGCTAGCGTGTGCCGCGGACTGCATCGAAGAGAATCAAAGAATCACATTCAACCTTTACTTCTTTGCGTCGGCAAGCGAATAGATTTTAAGGTCGTCGACGACAACGTTTCGCTTCACCGATAGACGCAGCATCCTCTTGGTCGGGTGAGCGATCCCGGCGGATGAAAACGAAACGATCTGTTTGCCATCGATCGAAACGCTTAACGTGTCGCCAACGATCGTCGCCACGGCGTGATACCACTTCCCCGTCTCCAGCGCATTGGCGACCCGTTTTGTCTTCGACTTAAGCATCTTCTGCTGATCGGCGGGCAGCGTACCGGATCTGCGTTGCGTGCGAATCTTCAGATCCATCAGGCCAGTTTTTAGATCGGTGATCGCTACCGCTTTCGTCCCGATATCGACTTTGCAAAGGTGGCCAGCCCAAACCTCTTTGAACTTCAGATCGGCAAAGTTTACCCCCAACGAATCCTTATCGTCCTCGAGCATAAACTTCACCTCGACGCGGCCGTCGCGAAACTCAGCCGGCTGAACGACCGAGACGCCATGGTCGGCCGTCTCGTGGATGTAGATATACATCGCCCCATCGCGAAGATCGACCTGTTTGTTGCCACCGGCTCGCGCTTTGCTGTTGGTCTTCCAACCGTTGCCAACCTCATCGGTCTGTTCCTGCGACTCGTTTCTCTGGAAATCGTCTTCGAAGATCAACGTCGCGGTCTCTTCCGCCATCACCGAACCGCTGAACGAAACGCACACCGTGGCACAAAGCGACGCAATCAATGAACGCAGCAACATGAGCAGACTTTCTGTGTTGGGATGAGAGAAACAACGAAACCGGAATCGAGTTTGGATACGTCTGGCTTATCAAGAGCTAACCGATCGACGGACCGCGATGGACCATAAAACTTATCCCGACGACAAAATCAGCCACTCCGATGGATGCAAACCGTCGCCGCGGCCAGCTGCAAAAACGCTGGCTTCACGCACCTCGGAAACGCGGATAATCCCTGACGCAGACGCCAACCACCGCCTATTGGATGAAAACGAACTCGCGCGTGTTCAGCAGCGACCAGATGATATCGCCGTACCCGGGAATCTTGTATTCGACAACGATCTGCTTGGCCAAGCGGCTCTGATCCTCGGTCGGATACCGGCTTAAGATACTCAGAAAAATTGTCTCGATCCGATCGTTTAACGAATCGCGGCTCGTCACCTTGTCGACCAACAGCGACCCCGGTTCCAACATCATGTGCGTCACTGGACCATTGAACATCGTCAACAATTGAGGGACCGTTCCTTCTGTCGAATTGTTACCGATGATGTTTCGATCGCTCTGTCCAAACTGACGCAAAAAATGATCGGCGGGAACCGGTTGCGGCAACTCCGACGCTCGACGCAGCACGATTCGCTTGTATTCCATCATCCGATCGGTCGCCCGTTCCTCGCGGCTGTATTCGATCATCCGGGGGTAGGTCGAAACCAATTGAGCCGCGGTGACGGCGGGGGGCAATGCAATTGCGTCGCAGTAGCTTTCATCGTTGTGTCGGATCAATGAATCGGGATCTTCCAACGTCAACGTCAGCATCGAATCCCACACCTGTTCGGCCGACATCCGTCGCATCACCGGGCCCGTTACCAAATACTCAGCGGTTGGATCCTCGGGGTCGACCGCCGTCGCTTGGCGTTGGTAGATGTGCGTGTTATAGAGCATGCGAAGAAACTCTTTGAGGTCGTAATCGAGTCGCTTCATCTCCGACACCAACAGGTCCATCAACTTGGGAATCGATGGGAAAGTGTCTTCGGTGATGTCATCGACAGGATCGATCAAGCCAACGCCAATCACGCGCTGCCACATCCGATTCGCAATCGTCAACGCAAATCGCGGGTTATCGTTGGCGGTCAACCACGCGGCGAAAGCCTCGCGTCGCGTCGAATTACCGTCCATGCGAGGCATCGATCCGAAGATAACGTTCGGTTCGACCAACTGCTTCGGCTTCGCATCGTCGTAGGCGTAATCGTGTGGGAAGCGCAACTTCGCCTCCGTCTCGATCACCTCCTTGCGATTCAGATTCACCAACCGATTAACTTGGCCAATCAATCGGCGATCCGAACTTTGCGTCGCCTGTTTTTGAGCCATCGTCAATTCGCGATCGTATTTTCGCGTGCGAACTCCCCCTTCGAAGGCCGCCAATTCGTAGAACTCTCGCTGCGTCCAGCGGTCGAACGGATGATCGTGACACTGGGCGCATCCGATCCGCGTTCCCAAGAAGATGCGAATGGTGTTGTTCAGATTGTCCAACGGCATCCCATCGTCGCGCAACTTGTAACCTGCCGCCGGATTCTCCCAGACCTTCCCCTCGGCGGTTAACATCTCCCGAACCATCACGTTCCAGTGCGTGTTGTCTCGCAAAGACTGTTTGATCCACTCCCCGTAGGGACGCAGATAGTTATTGCCGTCGGGCTTGTCGACGATCCGCAAGACGTCGGCCCAGTAGTTGTAATGATGGCTGGCATAGCCGGGTGAGTTCAGCAGTTCGTCGATCAACGCCGACCGTTTGTCGGGTGCCGTTGACTTCAAAAACGCCTCGGCTTGTTCCAGCGTAGGAATCGTGCCGGTGATGTCCAAATAGATCCGACGCAGAAAGACTTCGTCGGAGACCGGCGGATTCGCTCTGGCTCCTTTGGAACGTAGATGTTCGACAACGATTTGATCGATTTGCAAAGCAACGGTTTTCATCCGATGCTTCCGCGCCGGATCGACAGGAGCCACAGTCACCTGGGTACGCGGTGCCTTATCGATTGGCAACACGATCTTTGGCGGTTTGGCTTTCTCCGCGGCAGCTTTCTTACGAGCCGCGTTGAGTGCTTTGGCACGCTGTTTGGCAGTTTGAGCGTTCAAAACCGCCGGTTGCACGAACAACAGGGCGAGCAGAAAAACCGAGAGTAACGAGAAACAGCAGCGTGTGCGATTCATATCGGGTTTCACCAGGCGTCAGAGGAGAGGCTGCCGGAGGAGAGAAGAGCGCTGTGTTTCGCAATCCATTTCGTACAGCCCAGGGGCCCAGTATATAGCGCGGCAACAGAGGGGATGGCCAACGACAAAAAAAATTGTCCCGATGCCACACGCTGGCAACGCCTACAGCCCGCATATTTGACACCCGAAGAGGAGGTTTGAGCCCCCGGTTGCTTCAAACATTCAGGGAGGCATGTATAATCAAAATCCAAACGGTTCCGATTTGCGCACGCCTGCTGCGCAGATGACTCGGATTCGCGTCCGCCGCGCAAACCACCCCTAGATTGAACACTAGGCGGACTTTCTCCCCAAAGCCCCCCACAACGACAAAGGTTACCTATATGAAGTCACTCTCCGCATGGAGCCCTCGGTTCCCATGGCTTATGGCACCCGCACTGCTGGTTGCCAGCATCTGCTCGGGGGTTTCCGGTGACGAACCGACATTGGTCTTCGATGCCGTCGGCAAACAGGTCGGCGAGATCGTTTTGGTCGCTGGGGACGAGGAGTATCGCAGCGAAGAATCGATGCCGATGTTGGGGAAGATCTTGAGCCAAAAGCATGGCTTCAAGTGCACCGTCGTCTTCTCGTTGTCCGACGACGGCAGCTACATCGATCCCAATAATTCTGCTGGCCTAACCGGACTGGCGGCACTCGATACCGCCGACCTGATGATTATCGGTACCCGCTTTCGCGCGCCGCGTCCGGAAGAAGCCGCCCACCTGACCGCGTTCATGAACGCCGGCAAGCCTGTGATCGGCATCCGCACCGCCACGCATGCCTTCAACGGCAAAGGGAGCTTCGGCGACAAGATCAGCTTTGCCGAATGGGGACGCAAGATCCTTGGCGAACAGTGGGTTAGCCACCACGGCAAACACAAATCGCAAGGCGCCCGCGGCGTGCCCGAAGCGTCGTCCGCCGATCACCCAATCCTGAATTCGGTCGAAGAGATCTTCGCTCCCAGCGATGTCTATGGAGTCATTCACCTGACCGACGCCGACCAAATTCTGATGCGTGGCGCCGTGACCGAATCGCTCGATCCCAAATCGCCTAATGTTGAGGGAGAGAAGAACGATCCAATGCAACCGTTTGCCTGGTTGCACACCTACGAAGGTCCTAATGGAACCGAAGGTAAATCGTTCTGCACCACCGCCGGCGCAGCAGTCGATCTGGTCGATGAAGATCTCCGCCGGATGCTTGTCAACGCGGCGTATTTCCTGACCGGAAACGAAGTCCCTAAACAAGCCGACGTGGCGTACGTCGATCCTTTCTATCCCAGTTTCTACGGATTCATTCGCGAGAAGGATTACTGGAAGAACGCCGACCTGCAACCGAGTGATTTTGCGCTCGGCAAATCGCCAGCGATGCCCGATCCCAAGGGCAGTCCCGCTTGGGATTTCCGTCCGACCAAGCCCGTCGCCGCCGCGGCTGACAATGCCGGATCGCTCCCACTGAAGAAGGGGCAACGGATCGCCGTGGTCGGCAACGCGCTGGCTGAAGGGATGAACCAATACGGCAATTTCGAGGCGCTGCTGCAAACGCGATTCCCCGAAAAAGAACTCATCTTCCGCAACTTCGGTTGGCCCGCCGATGAAGTCGCCAATCAACAACGTCCCGGCAGCTACACGACGATCGACGACCCGTTGGTTGTTTTTGCCCCCGACATGTTTCTCTGCTTTTTCGGATTCAACGAGTCTTTCCAAGGCCGCGAACCTGCCGCGATCGAGCGTTTCATCGCCGATTACCGCAATTACATCGAAACGATGAAGACGAAGTTTGCCAAAGATGGCAAGCAACCGACGTTTGTATTGGTCAGCCCGGTTGGCTTCGAAGCGACCGGAAATCCATTGCAGCCCGATGGTGTCGAAGAGAACAAGAATCTGGCGGCTTATACCGCTGCGATCGCCAAAATGGCTGCCGCCGACGGACACCGCTTCGTCGATCTGCACACCAAAACGAGCGAAGAATTTGCCAAGACTGCGGGCAATCAATTCACGATCAACGGCGTGCACCTGAACGAACAGGGCGATCGCTTGATGGGCGAATTGCTCGACGCGAGCCTGTTCGACGGCGAGCACCCGCTGGGCGTCGACGCCAGCAAGTTCCAAGAGGTTCGCAAATGGGTGAACGACAAATCGTGGTACCACTTGCAAGACTATCGGATGCTCAACGGCTGGTATGTCTATGGTGGACGCCGCACCTGGGATACCGAAACCTTCCCGACCGAATATCGCAAGATCCGCAACATCGTTGCAGTCCGCGACCAATACGTCTGGGACCTGGCCGCCGGGCGACCGGTTGCCGATCAGCCCGATGATTCGAAAACCGGCGAAGTCTATACGCCCGAAACGATGTTCGGCACTCGGGACGAAAACTTCCGCAAAATGCGTGAACCCGAGGAAATCAAATACCCATCGCCCGAAGAATCGATCGAGATGATGACGGTTCCCGAAGGGTTTAAGGTCGAACTGTTCGCCTCCGAACGCGAGTTCCCCGAACTGGCCAACCCGAATCAGATCGCCTTCGATAGCCGCGGACGACTGTGGGTCTCCTGCATGGCCAACTATCCCCAGTGGCAGCCCGGTTCGGCGAAGCCCAGCGATCGCTTGCTGATCTTCGAGGATACCGATGGCGATGGCAAAGCGGATAAGTGCACGCCGTTCTACGACAAACTGATCTGCCCAACCGGCTTCGAATTCTGGAACGGTGGCGTGTTGGTCGTCGACGAACCGCGGATTTTGTTCCTGAAGGATACCGATGGCGATGACCGTGCCGACGAAGTCACGCCGATCATCGATGGCATCGCGACCGACGACACGCACCATACAATGGGCGCGTGGGAGTTCTCTCACGGCGGTTTGTTGCACATGCTCGAAGGCGTCGCGCTGTCGACGACGCTCGAAACCCCATGGGGTCCGTTCCGCAACAAGGGAACCAGCGGTGGCTACATCTTCGACCTGCACTCGCTGAAGTTCAGCCACTACCGCACGCCTGGTTACGGCAACCCATGGTGTCTCGTCTTTGACGAATGGGGCAACGGGATCGTCGGCGACGGTACCAACGCCAAACAGCACTGGGTGAGTCCACTTTCCGGATTGGAAGTCAACACGCGCCGGACGATGAATCCGGTCTTCGACAACCAAGGGATGCGTCCCGCGGTCGGCAACGAATTCCTGTGGTCGCGTCAATTCCCCGACGACGTTCAAGGCCAGTTCATCTATGCCTGTGTGATCAACATGCACGGCATGCCTCGCTTTAACGTTCGCGACGAAGCGGTCGGAGCCGGTTTCGAAGGAGAACGCGTCGAAGACCTTCTGTCGTCGACCGACATGGTCTTCCGACCTGTCGATCCGAAGATTGGCCCCGACGGTGCGCTGTGGTTTGGCGACTGGTGCAACGCACTGATCGGTCACATGCAATATTCGCAGCGCGACCCGAATCGCGATCACCAACACGGCCGCATCTTCCGTTTGGTTTATGAGAACAAACCGCTGTTGGAACCGATCACGCAAGCTGGCAAATCGATCGACGAATTGCTGGAACAACTGAAGACGTATGAATTGCGAACTCGCTATCGGGTCCGTCGCGAAATTCGCGATCACGAGAAGGAAGAGGTCTACGCGGCGATCGACAAGTGGATCGATGGCGTGGACGATCCCAAACAGTTGTGCGAAGCGATGTGGATCCAAGAGAGCTTCCGCGACGTCGATACCGATCTGTTGGACAAGATCCTAGCAACCGATGAATATCGCGCTCGCGCCGCGGCGATCCACACGATCACCAACGAGATGGAGCGGATTCCGAACGCGAAGGACTATCTAGCCAAGGGCGTTACCGATCCGAACCCGCGTGTTCGCTTGGAAGCCGTCCGCGGGTTGAGCTTCCTGGGCAGCGTCGAAGCGACCGAATTGGCACTGAAGGCTGTCGACCAACCGATGGACTATTGGCT
Above is a genomic segment from Rosistilla ulvae containing:
- a CDS encoding discoidin domain-containing protein codes for the protein MCSSRSYWRIVIHVILLLCLLPSLSNAQQAVSYEQLLNKVKAGVDDATLIRQIEESPIVYIVDLQQIEELRKAGASDAVIAAFQQDRVRSKDVITDFILIFDCSNSMNEPAQNGQSKMQVAKTTVAELIDMIPIGMPTSMIVYGHNVEEKCEAVKIGRPLTPLSGPDKAELRQFVMGLQPAGWTPIAKSLRVAGEVLDSKMDAYTGIVLISDGKETCGGDPASEARILAARHNIEFHVVGFDVDDDTRRQLENIARLGGGKYQGASSPEDLKGALKSVTDQINEAQQRLKDLAKQKEAELAAQRARAAELDKQLADRERQRQEAQALADRMASEKDLANEKLQDMERSLADRMKEIGDLNKAADAAAAALKSAKKTHDDLQAEHEKALADAGQKQDALREKLDDRMKEIAALNKAADATAAALDAAKKQQRDLQAEHAKALAEAEKQKDALRDKAADTAKQLAESMKNAKDLADQNARLADKQRAAEADRDRIAALLDAERKKGVALASDLAKSAHDLAALQRAADRAARQAADQLAAAERMKKSLTDQLDRANENAKNDAKRLATMRDAANDRADALAAELAEQGRRYDRELSDAEGRLNELASMKADVERQLADLLAQQEHAKNRPYNLASIDRGGRVVDAPSQLDDRQHGVQNLLRDGGIYRVPGRNPVSVVLAFENDQIADISQLRINPAGGPDSKNWVRNVRVEYSTTYSFTDFQPMLSVELAPQDQWIEFDLQPLVEARYLRITLLENFGGDAMECGRIEVVGKISESERDYPMELTNFASSQNGGSVSTKPNAHDEYHWGALHLIDGSPGRSWSSPIGTTTENATIRLAASTKIQFITVNPYSPSDSINWATRAAISVANSGGSFYDVGTIDLTAVGQEHVLRLNEAVDASLVRVELTSSQDASAVECSEVKVYGPTSPETEVRIDEVSLID
- a CDS encoding glycoside hydrolase family 88 protein codes for the protein MPGISWPLVRLITVGLLGLVCRTSAMGEDRLQAWLPVAKAYGVAVDGEPLTSVQSPAFLDPSTNVSRVLLIASPSLAPSYFDQADAAGFAAGLRLRDRAIWLVSAPDGIADANAEALQQPIDGKAYAGKRVATQYLWRSIGLAAPDVVVVVKPGSENRWVLQPQTGSFADALRRSSVAGIGSVAAVEFIATPEISLLDVIDQLGDQTIPAVEKSAQVELVQRRERSAKGVATVLSKRYGNALDSVNYQQALALIGRLQLGDRTGDATQLAAVQRIAEPYAAGAKSALGDKPNGGVFAGHLLFAELANRTQDPRYVALVRAAAEHAFTADGQMRDAMPTHSEMSDAVFMGTPILVAAGNLTGEQRYFDMAIRHLRFMLELNLRDDGLHQHSPLDPAGTAWGRGNGFPALGMALSLSWLPENSLYREEMLTAFRSHLAAMRKYQDRSGMWHQVVDRPESYPEFTVTCMTTMAIARGLRMGWLDPEIYVPVVQRAWPAIQSRIASDAQLIDVCTGTGKQKSLRDYFDRTAIRGHDTRGGAMAILVATEIALGQREGKLKLD
- a CDS encoding DUF1549 and DUF1553 domain-containing protein, with amino-acid sequence MNRTRCCFSLLSVFLLALLFVQPAVLNAQTAKQRAKALNAARKKAAAEKAKPPKIVLPIDKAPRTQVTVAPVDPARKHRMKTVALQIDQIVVEHLRSKGARANPPVSDEVFLRRIYLDITGTIPTLEQAEAFLKSTAPDKRSALIDELLNSPGYASHHYNYWADVLRIVDKPDGNNYLRPYGEWIKQSLRDNTHWNVMVREMLTAEGKVWENPAAGYKLRDDGMPLDNLNNTIRIFLGTRIGCAQCHDHPFDRWTQREFYELAAFEGGVRTRKYDRELTMAQKQATQSSDRRLIGQVNRLVNLNRKEVIETEAKLRFPHDYAYDDAKPKQLVEPNVIFGSMPRMDGNSTRREAFAAWLTANDNPRFALTIANRMWQRVIGVGLIDPVDDITEDTFPSIPKLMDLLVSEMKRLDYDLKEFLRMLYNTHIYQRQATAVDPEDPTAEYLVTGPVMRRMSAEQVWDSMLTLTLEDPDSLIRHNDESYCDAIALPPAVTAAQLVSTYPRMIEYSREERATDRMMEYKRIVLRRASELPQPVPADHFLRQFGQSDRNIIGNNSTEGTVPQLLTMFNGPVTHMMLEPGSLLVDKVTSRDSLNDRIETIFLSILSRYPTEDQSRLAKQIVVEYKIPGYGDIIWSLLNTREFVFIQ
- a CDS encoding LamG domain-containing protein, with translation MAEETATLIFEDDFQRNESQEQTDEVGNGWKTNSKARAGGNKQVDLRDGAMYIYIHETADHGVSVVQPAEFRDGRVEVKFMLEDDKDSLGVNFADLKFKEVWAGHLCKVDIGTKAVAITDLKTGLMDLKIRTQRRSGTLPADQQKMLKSKTKRVANALETGKWYHAVATIVGDTLSVSIDGKQIVSFSSAGIAHPTKRMLRLSVKRNVVVDDLKIYSLADAKK